A genome region from Chryseobacterium sp. G0186 includes the following:
- a CDS encoding M48 family metallopeptidase gives MKKIIVCLAFLGAMNSINAQKINLGKAAGMISNGAKALTFTNEDAIKLSKESVDWMDKNNPVAGPKDPYTVRLNKLFGKHKSQDGLNLNYKVYKVKDINAFACADGSVRVFSSLMDIMTDNELLAVIGHEIGHVKNEDTKDAMKSAYLKAAALDAASSASAEVATLNESQVGKMANAFVDASHSKKQESEADTYSYDFMKANKYDVVGAYTAFKKLALLSQGSTQTGFEKMFNSHPDSEKRAQAIKKKAEKDGLWKDPGTVAIPTTKLTK, from the coding sequence ATGAAAAAAATTATCGTATGCCTCGCATTTTTAGGGGCCATGAATTCGATCAATGCACAAAAAATTAATCTCGGTAAAGCTGCCGGAATGATCTCCAATGGTGCAAAAGCATTAACTTTTACTAACGAGGATGCTATTAAATTATCCAAGGAATCTGTAGATTGGATGGATAAAAACAATCCTGTAGCCGGACCAAAAGATCCGTATACCGTGAGATTGAATAAACTGTTTGGAAAACATAAGTCTCAAGACGGATTAAACTTAAACTATAAGGTTTATAAGGTGAAAGATATCAATGCTTTTGCTTGTGCAGACGGAAGTGTACGTGTATTCTCGTCTTTGATGGATATTATGACAGATAATGAATTGTTAGCTGTAATCGGTCACGAAATTGGTCACGTTAAAAATGAAGATACCAAAGATGCCATGAAATCAGCTTATCTGAAGGCTGCGGCATTAGATGCTGCTTCATCGGCTTCAGCTGAAGTAGCTACGCTGAATGAAAGTCAGGTAGGAAAAATGGCCAATGCTTTTGTGGATGCTTCTCACAGTAAAAAACAGGAATCTGAAGCTGATACGTATTCATATGACTTTATGAAAGCTAATAAATATGATGTAGTAGGAGCTTATACAGCTTTCAAAAAACTGGCGTTACTTTCACAGGGAAGTACACAGACAGGTTTTGAGAAAATGTTTAATTCTCATCCTGATAGCGAAAAAAGAGCTCAGGCAATTAAGAAGAAGGCAGAGAAAGACGGATTATGGAAAGATCCGGGAACCGTTGCTATTCCAACTACAAAACTTACAAAATAA
- a CDS encoding ABC-F family ATP-binding cassette domain-containing protein, translating to MLTVSNLSLQFGKRVLFDEVNIMFTKGNCYGIIGANGAGKSTFLKILTGKQDPTTGHVSLEPGKRMSVLEQDHFAFDQYTVLEAVLRGNKKLFEIKEEMDALYAKEDFSDEDGIKAGELGVIYDEMGGWTAESDAQTMLSNVGVKDDMHWQMMSELENKDKVKVLLAQALFGNPDVLILDEPTNDLDIDTISWLEDFLADYENTVIVVSHDRHFLDTVCTHIGDLDYAKLNLYTGNYSFWYQASQLATRQRAQANKKAEEKKKELQDFIARFSSNVAKAKQATARKKMIDKLNIDDIKPSSRRYPAIIFEMEREVGDQILDVKGLEKTKDGELLFSNIDLNLKKGDKVAILSRNSLAVTEFFEILAGNAEADKGNVAWGVTTNQSHMPLDNTNFFQEDLSLVDWLRQFTKNDEERHEEFIRGFLGRMLFSGDEALKSCKVLSGGEKMRCMFSRMMLQKANVLLLDEPTNHLDLESITTLNNSLSNFKGNLLLSSHDHEMLSTVCNRIIELTPTGIIDREMTYDEYLADKKIKELREKMYS from the coding sequence ATGTTAACAGTATCTAACTTATCTTTACAATTCGGGAAAAGAGTTCTTTTTGACGAGGTAAATATTATGTTTACCAAAGGAAACTGCTACGGGATCATCGGAGCAAACGGAGCGGGAAAGTCTACATTCCTTAAAATATTAACAGGAAAGCAAGATCCGACAACAGGACATGTATCTCTGGAACCAGGGAAAAGGATGTCAGTTTTGGAGCAGGATCACTTTGCATTTGATCAATATACTGTTCTTGAAGCTGTTTTGAGAGGTAATAAAAAATTATTTGAGATAAAAGAGGAAATGGATGCGTTATACGCAAAAGAAGATTTCTCTGATGAAGATGGGATTAAAGCAGGTGAGCTAGGTGTAATCTATGATGAAATGGGTGGATGGACTGCAGAGTCTGATGCTCAGACCATGCTTTCAAACGTAGGTGTTAAAGATGATATGCACTGGCAAATGATGAGTGAACTTGAGAACAAAGACAAAGTAAAGGTTCTTTTGGCTCAGGCACTTTTCGGAAATCCGGATGTATTGATTCTGGATGAACCTACCAATGACCTTGACATTGACACCATCTCTTGGCTTGAGGATTTCCTTGCAGATTATGAAAATACAGTAATTGTAGTATCTCACGACCGTCACTTCTTGGATACGGTATGTACACACATTGGAGACTTAGATTACGCTAAGCTTAACCTTTACACAGGTAACTACTCTTTCTGGTATCAGGCATCTCAATTAGCAACAAGACAAAGAGCTCAGGCAAACAAAAAGGCTGAGGAAAAGAAAAAAGAACTTCAGGACTTCATTGCCCGATTCAGTTCAAACGTTGCAAAAGCTAAACAGGCTACTGCGAGAAAGAAAATGATCGACAAATTAAATATTGATGATATTAAACCATCATCAAGAAGATACCCAGCTATTATCTTCGAAATGGAAAGAGAAGTTGGAGATCAGATTTTAGATGTAAAAGGTCTTGAAAAAACAAAAGACGGAGAATTATTATTCTCAAATATCGATCTTAATCTTAAAAAGGGTGATAAAGTAGCTATACTTTCCAGAAACTCCTTGGCGGTTACAGAATTTTTCGAAATTTTAGCAGGAAATGCTGAAGCAGACAAAGGAAATGTTGCTTGGGGTGTTACTACGAACCAATCTCACATGCCTTTAGATAATACAAATTTCTTCCAGGAAGATCTTAGTTTAGTTGATTGGTTGAGACAATTCACTAAGAATGACGAAGAGCGTCACGAAGAATTCATAAGAGGATTCTTGGGAAGAATGCTTTTCTCAGGTGATGAAGCTTTGAAATCTTGTAAAGTACTTTCAGGAGGTGAAAAAATGAGATGTATGTTCAGTAGAATGATGCTTCAGAAAGCAAATGTTCTTCTATTGGATGAACCAACGAACCACTTAGATCTTGAAAGTATTACTACGTTGAACAACTCGTTATCAAACTTCAAAGGAAACCTTTTATTGTCATCTCATGACCACGAAATGCTTTCTACAGTCTGTAACAGAATCATTGAATTGACTCCTACAGGAATCATCGATAGAGAAATGACTTACGACGAATATCTTGCTGACAAGAAGATCAAAGAATTAAGAGAAAAAATGTATTCTTAA
- the smpB gene encoding SsrA-binding protein SmpB codes for MKIEKTVSILNRRARFEYEILEEYEAGMVLTGTEIKSLRSSKASITESFCQFIDGELYIINMMIDEYKLGTFYNHKTKRERKLLLHKKELQKLEKKLKDAGNTIIPLKLYITDRGKAKVLIALGRGKKLFDKREAIKDRENKRNLDRILKKS; via the coding sequence ATGAAGATTGAAAAAACAGTTAGCATATTAAATAGAAGAGCTCGGTTTGAATATGAAATTCTTGAAGAATACGAAGCAGGAATGGTTTTAACGGGTACAGAGATAAAATCTTTACGTTCTTCCAAAGCATCAATCACAGAATCGTTCTGTCAGTTTATTGATGGGGAGTTATACATCATCAACATGATGATTGATGAGTATAAATTAGGAACTTTTTACAATCACAAAACAAAAAGGGAACGGAAATTGCTGTTGCACAAAAAAGAATTACAAAAACTTGAAAAAAAGTTAAAGGATGCCGGAAACACAATTATTCCTTTAAAATTATATATCACTGACCGAGGTAAAGCAAAGGTGCTGATAGCACTGGGTAGAGGGAAAAAGCTTTTCGATAAAAGGGAGGCGATAAAAGATAGAGAAAATAAACGGAACCTGGACAGAATATTAAAGAAAAGTTAA